The following proteins are co-located in the Solanum pennellii chromosome 8, SPENNV200 genome:
- the LOC107026827 gene encoding E3 ubiquitin ligase PQT3-like isoform X2, with protein MSISFKFRSCSDFDSVDIDGRTSISLGELKIRIARLKNLNVGRDFDLILSDAASGKVYDDESIQIASGSSVIIRRVPAKKSPSTVKPTIGTMKYLRLKDVDRMNQDAQVNKFHDFRADFFPLDEGIFPKNDVGFDQQNCWDFEKEYLLGPRAIRSNFPAFRSNVLPDVLRCPLCSIFMKDAVMIPCCQHSFCEKCIRLVLLEKAKCPKCSSSRCRVEDLLPNLSLRRTIRRFLATDPENALRRYVPDGESDNQVKDICCAVTVAQQEPEMPHSPSASGKGSNQVMGDPPVGKKALSDIMQQTDGGRDSSIKKNADLWCDTKGGNMNFAPADIMEDRNCYVYGSNPNPMLQTGNLMLTGGFPAYSSPYWNNNTYSTPLPFANMYGNAGNASFNADMVPPAPAYVPPYMPSMHAAMPLHGEIMRMGGMALPAGNRDDLPLNQYEYMGAQLAEDKRIIQNEIMGSGQYYQAESNFKEHFPKDDRVATGKFHKEREPGTNCSEDHFARRTHRKQLHVEKRREKSRRSSSANRDKVTRHSDRFNDGFLGSSDRRRREIHQHHFRDSRKRHERDSHHKHFPSSAHPVHQTARSRERRGFGHEAKHSRHHARHFTDEVRDNKKWKSSGFYEDCRDGYHHKRKRDH; from the exons ATGTCGATTAGCTTCAAATTCAGAAGCTGTTCAGACTTCGATTCGGTTGATATAGATGGCCGGACCTCTATATCTTTAGGAGAACTAAAGATCAGGATCGCCCGACTGAAAAATCTCAACGTAGGCAGGGATTTCGATCTCATCCTCTCCGATGCCGCCTCCGGTAAAG TGTATGATGACGAAAGTATTCAGATTGCGAGTGGGTCAAGTGTAATTATCAGGAGAGTTCCTGCTAAAAAGTCTCCTTCAACTGTTAA GCCAACAATTGGTACCATGAAGTATTTACGGTTGAAAGATGTTGATCGTATGAACCAG GATGCGCAAGTCaataaatttcatgactttaGGGCTGACTTTTTTCCGCTGGATGAGGGAATATTTCCCAAGAATGATGTAGGATTTGATCAGCAGAACTGCTGGGACTTTGAGAAAGAGTACCTCTTAGGTCCAAG GGCGATACGCTCCAACTTTCCAGCTTTTCGCAGTAATGTTTTACCGGACGTACTGAGATGCCCTCTCTGTAGTATCTTCATGAAGGATGCTGTAATGATACCTTGCTGCCAGCACAGTTTTTGTGAGAAAT GCATTCGTCTGGTTCTTCTAGAAAAGGCGAAGTGCCCAAAATGCTCTTCTAGCAGGTGTAGAGTGGAAGATCTGCTACCAAATTTATCTCTCAGGCGCACAATTCGGCGTTTTCTTGCAACTGATCCAGAAAATGCTTTACGCAGATATGTTCCAG ATGGTGAATCTGACAATCAGGTGAAGGATATTTGTTGTGCTGTAACTGTTGCCCAACAGGAACCGGAGATGCCTCATTCACCCTCAGCTTCTGGAAAAGGATCCAATCAAGTTATGGGAGACCCACCTGTTGGGAAAAAAGCATTGTCTGATATAATGCAACAAACAGATGGAGGAAGAG ATTCTTCCATCAAGAAGAATGCAGACCTGTGGTGTGACACAAAAG GTGGGAACATGAATTTTGCACCTGCTGATATTATGGAG GACCGTAACTGTTACGTGTATGGTTCCAATCCAAATCCAATGCTTCAAACAG GAAACCTCATGCTTACAGGAGGATTTCCAGCCTATTCATCACCTTACTGGAATAACAATACGTATTCCACACCACTGCCATTTGCAAATATGTATGGTAATGCTGGAAATGCTTCATTTAATGCTGATATGGTTCCCCCGGCGCCTGCTTATGTTCCTCCTTATATGCCATCTATGCATGCTGCCATGCCTTTACATGG AGAAATCATGAGAATGGGTGGTATGGCACTTCCAGCTGGAAACAGAGATGATCTCCCATTGAACCAATATGAGTACATGGGTGCCCAGCTTGCTGAAGATAAAAGGATAATTCAGAATGAAATTATGGGAAG TGGGCAATATTATCAAGCTGAGTCTAACTTTAAGGAGCATTTCCCAAAGGACGATCGAGTTGCAACAGGGAAGTTCCACAAGGAGAGGGAACCAGGTACAAATTGTTCTGAGGATCACTTTGCTCGCAGAACACACAGAAAGCAGCTCCATGTTGAGAAAAGAAGGGAGAAAAGTCGTCGTTCCTCATCTGCTAATAGAGACAAGGTGACCCGTCACTCTGACAGGTTCAATGATGGCTTTCTTGGTAGTTCTGATAGGCGTAGGAGAGAAATTCATCAACACCATTTTCGGGACTCAAGAAAGCGTCATGAAAGAGACTCTCATCACAAGCATTTCCCAAGTTCTGCACATCCTGTGCATCAGACGGCGCGATCCAGAGAGAGGAGGGGTTTTGGGCATGAGGCAAAGCACTCCAGGCACCATGCAAGACACTTCACTGATGAGGTTCGTGACAACAAGAAATGGAAGAGTAGCGGCTTTTATGAAGATTGCAGAGATGGTTATCATCACAAGCGAAAGAGAGATCATTGA
- the LOC107026827 gene encoding E3 ubiquitin ligase PQT3-like isoform X1 has protein sequence MSISFKFRSCSDFDSVDIDGRTSISLGELKIRIARLKNLNVGRDFDLILSDAASGKVYDDESIQIASGSSVIIRRVPAKKSPSTVKPTIGTMKYLRLKDVDRMNQVDAQVNKFHDFRADFFPLDEGIFPKNDVGFDQQNCWDFEKEYLLGPRAIRSNFPAFRSNVLPDVLRCPLCSIFMKDAVMIPCCQHSFCEKCIRLVLLEKAKCPKCSSSRCRVEDLLPNLSLRRTIRRFLATDPENALRRYVPDGESDNQVKDICCAVTVAQQEPEMPHSPSASGKGSNQVMGDPPVGKKALSDIMQQTDGGRDSSIKKNADLWCDTKGGNMNFAPADIMEDRNCYVYGSNPNPMLQTGNLMLTGGFPAYSSPYWNNNTYSTPLPFANMYGNAGNASFNADMVPPAPAYVPPYMPSMHAAMPLHGEIMRMGGMALPAGNRDDLPLNQYEYMGAQLAEDKRIIQNEIMGSGQYYQAESNFKEHFPKDDRVATGKFHKEREPGTNCSEDHFARRTHRKQLHVEKRREKSRRSSSANRDKVTRHSDRFNDGFLGSSDRRRREIHQHHFRDSRKRHERDSHHKHFPSSAHPVHQTARSRERRGFGHEAKHSRHHARHFTDEVRDNKKWKSSGFYEDCRDGYHHKRKRDH, from the exons ATGTCGATTAGCTTCAAATTCAGAAGCTGTTCAGACTTCGATTCGGTTGATATAGATGGCCGGACCTCTATATCTTTAGGAGAACTAAAGATCAGGATCGCCCGACTGAAAAATCTCAACGTAGGCAGGGATTTCGATCTCATCCTCTCCGATGCCGCCTCCGGTAAAG TGTATGATGACGAAAGTATTCAGATTGCGAGTGGGTCAAGTGTAATTATCAGGAGAGTTCCTGCTAAAAAGTCTCCTTCAACTGTTAA GCCAACAATTGGTACCATGAAGTATTTACGGTTGAAAGATGTTGATCGTATGAACCAGGTG GATGCGCAAGTCaataaatttcatgactttaGGGCTGACTTTTTTCCGCTGGATGAGGGAATATTTCCCAAGAATGATGTAGGATTTGATCAGCAGAACTGCTGGGACTTTGAGAAAGAGTACCTCTTAGGTCCAAG GGCGATACGCTCCAACTTTCCAGCTTTTCGCAGTAATGTTTTACCGGACGTACTGAGATGCCCTCTCTGTAGTATCTTCATGAAGGATGCTGTAATGATACCTTGCTGCCAGCACAGTTTTTGTGAGAAAT GCATTCGTCTGGTTCTTCTAGAAAAGGCGAAGTGCCCAAAATGCTCTTCTAGCAGGTGTAGAGTGGAAGATCTGCTACCAAATTTATCTCTCAGGCGCACAATTCGGCGTTTTCTTGCAACTGATCCAGAAAATGCTTTACGCAGATATGTTCCAG ATGGTGAATCTGACAATCAGGTGAAGGATATTTGTTGTGCTGTAACTGTTGCCCAACAGGAACCGGAGATGCCTCATTCACCCTCAGCTTCTGGAAAAGGATCCAATCAAGTTATGGGAGACCCACCTGTTGGGAAAAAAGCATTGTCTGATATAATGCAACAAACAGATGGAGGAAGAG ATTCTTCCATCAAGAAGAATGCAGACCTGTGGTGTGACACAAAAG GTGGGAACATGAATTTTGCACCTGCTGATATTATGGAG GACCGTAACTGTTACGTGTATGGTTCCAATCCAAATCCAATGCTTCAAACAG GAAACCTCATGCTTACAGGAGGATTTCCAGCCTATTCATCACCTTACTGGAATAACAATACGTATTCCACACCACTGCCATTTGCAAATATGTATGGTAATGCTGGAAATGCTTCATTTAATGCTGATATGGTTCCCCCGGCGCCTGCTTATGTTCCTCCTTATATGCCATCTATGCATGCTGCCATGCCTTTACATGG AGAAATCATGAGAATGGGTGGTATGGCACTTCCAGCTGGAAACAGAGATGATCTCCCATTGAACCAATATGAGTACATGGGTGCCCAGCTTGCTGAAGATAAAAGGATAATTCAGAATGAAATTATGGGAAG TGGGCAATATTATCAAGCTGAGTCTAACTTTAAGGAGCATTTCCCAAAGGACGATCGAGTTGCAACAGGGAAGTTCCACAAGGAGAGGGAACCAGGTACAAATTGTTCTGAGGATCACTTTGCTCGCAGAACACACAGAAAGCAGCTCCATGTTGAGAAAAGAAGGGAGAAAAGTCGTCGTTCCTCATCTGCTAATAGAGACAAGGTGACCCGTCACTCTGACAGGTTCAATGATGGCTTTCTTGGTAGTTCTGATAGGCGTAGGAGAGAAATTCATCAACACCATTTTCGGGACTCAAGAAAGCGTCATGAAAGAGACTCTCATCACAAGCATTTCCCAAGTTCTGCACATCCTGTGCATCAGACGGCGCGATCCAGAGAGAGGAGGGGTTTTGGGCATGAGGCAAAGCACTCCAGGCACCATGCAAGACACTTCACTGATGAGGTTCGTGACAACAAGAAATGGAAGAGTAGCGGCTTTTATGAAGATTGCAGAGATGGTTATCATCACAAGCGAAAGAGAGATCATTGA
- the LOC107026827 gene encoding E3 ubiquitin ligase PQT3-like isoform X3: protein MSISFKFRSCSDFDSVDIDGRTSISLGELKIRIARLKNLNVGRDFDLILSDAASGKVYDDESIQIASGSSVIIRRVPAKKSPSTVKPTIGTMKYLRLKDVDRMNQVDAQVNKFHDFRADFFPLDEGIFPKNDVGFDQQNCWDFEKEYLLGPRAIRSNFPAFRSNVLPDVLRCPLCSIFMKDAVMIPCCQHSFCEKCIRLVLLEKAKCPKCSSSRCRVEDLLPNLSLRRTIRRFLATDPENALRRYVPDGESDNQVKDICCAVTVAQQEPEMPHSPSASGKGSNQVMGDPPVGKKALSDIMQQTDGGRDSSIKKNADLWCDTKGGNMNFAPADIMEDRNCYVYGSNPNPMLQTGGFPAYSSPYWNNNTYSTPLPFANMYGNAGNASFNADMVPPAPAYVPPYMPSMHAAMPLHGEIMRMGGMALPAGNRDDLPLNQYEYMGAQLAEDKRIIQNEIMGSGQYYQAESNFKEHFPKDDRVATGKFHKEREPGTNCSEDHFARRTHRKQLHVEKRREKSRRSSSANRDKVTRHSDRFNDGFLGSSDRRRREIHQHHFRDSRKRHERDSHHKHFPSSAHPVHQTARSRERRGFGHEAKHSRHHARHFTDEVRDNKKWKSSGFYEDCRDGYHHKRKRDH from the exons ATGTCGATTAGCTTCAAATTCAGAAGCTGTTCAGACTTCGATTCGGTTGATATAGATGGCCGGACCTCTATATCTTTAGGAGAACTAAAGATCAGGATCGCCCGACTGAAAAATCTCAACGTAGGCAGGGATTTCGATCTCATCCTCTCCGATGCCGCCTCCGGTAAAG TGTATGATGACGAAAGTATTCAGATTGCGAGTGGGTCAAGTGTAATTATCAGGAGAGTTCCTGCTAAAAAGTCTCCTTCAACTGTTAA GCCAACAATTGGTACCATGAAGTATTTACGGTTGAAAGATGTTGATCGTATGAACCAGGTG GATGCGCAAGTCaataaatttcatgactttaGGGCTGACTTTTTTCCGCTGGATGAGGGAATATTTCCCAAGAATGATGTAGGATTTGATCAGCAGAACTGCTGGGACTTTGAGAAAGAGTACCTCTTAGGTCCAAG GGCGATACGCTCCAACTTTCCAGCTTTTCGCAGTAATGTTTTACCGGACGTACTGAGATGCCCTCTCTGTAGTATCTTCATGAAGGATGCTGTAATGATACCTTGCTGCCAGCACAGTTTTTGTGAGAAAT GCATTCGTCTGGTTCTTCTAGAAAAGGCGAAGTGCCCAAAATGCTCTTCTAGCAGGTGTAGAGTGGAAGATCTGCTACCAAATTTATCTCTCAGGCGCACAATTCGGCGTTTTCTTGCAACTGATCCAGAAAATGCTTTACGCAGATATGTTCCAG ATGGTGAATCTGACAATCAGGTGAAGGATATTTGTTGTGCTGTAACTGTTGCCCAACAGGAACCGGAGATGCCTCATTCACCCTCAGCTTCTGGAAAAGGATCCAATCAAGTTATGGGAGACCCACCTGTTGGGAAAAAAGCATTGTCTGATATAATGCAACAAACAGATGGAGGAAGAG ATTCTTCCATCAAGAAGAATGCAGACCTGTGGTGTGACACAAAAG GTGGGAACATGAATTTTGCACCTGCTGATATTATGGAG GACCGTAACTGTTACGTGTATGGTTCCAATCCAAATCCAATGCTTCAAACAG GAGGATTTCCAGCCTATTCATCACCTTACTGGAATAACAATACGTATTCCACACCACTGCCATTTGCAAATATGTATGGTAATGCTGGAAATGCTTCATTTAATGCTGATATGGTTCCCCCGGCGCCTGCTTATGTTCCTCCTTATATGCCATCTATGCATGCTGCCATGCCTTTACATGG AGAAATCATGAGAATGGGTGGTATGGCACTTCCAGCTGGAAACAGAGATGATCTCCCATTGAACCAATATGAGTACATGGGTGCCCAGCTTGCTGAAGATAAAAGGATAATTCAGAATGAAATTATGGGAAG TGGGCAATATTATCAAGCTGAGTCTAACTTTAAGGAGCATTTCCCAAAGGACGATCGAGTTGCAACAGGGAAGTTCCACAAGGAGAGGGAACCAGGTACAAATTGTTCTGAGGATCACTTTGCTCGCAGAACACACAGAAAGCAGCTCCATGTTGAGAAAAGAAGGGAGAAAAGTCGTCGTTCCTCATCTGCTAATAGAGACAAGGTGACCCGTCACTCTGACAGGTTCAATGATGGCTTTCTTGGTAGTTCTGATAGGCGTAGGAGAGAAATTCATCAACACCATTTTCGGGACTCAAGAAAGCGTCATGAAAGAGACTCTCATCACAAGCATTTCCCAAGTTCTGCACATCCTGTGCATCAGACGGCGCGATCCAGAGAGAGGAGGGGTTTTGGGCATGAGGCAAAGCACTCCAGGCACCATGCAAGACACTTCACTGATGAGGTTCGTGACAACAAGAAATGGAAGAGTAGCGGCTTTTATGAAGATTGCAGAGATGGTTATCATCACAAGCGAAAGAGAGATCATTGA